The proteins below come from a single Halobacteriovorax sp. DA5 genomic window:
- the grxB gene encoding glutaredoxin 2, protein MKLYHYIHCPFCVRVRMALGFFEIEYESIVLDYNDEKTPVELTGTKMLPIMEIDGVIMNESLDIIKALAIHSDKDLNLSKLDSESFKLLNDYLDQLGKDVHNLCMPYWAWSKEFTPEAREYFINKKSAKRGPFHLLAQNKAEYLHSFEQTLTQLPAKLLPYYESDKFTILDILLASHIWGMYIFPEYQFPPQIHIYLQKVKELTNFNYHEDFWRN, encoded by the coding sequence ATGAAACTATATCACTATATCCATTGTCCATTTTGTGTAAGAGTTCGCATGGCACTTGGTTTCTTCGAAATCGAGTATGAATCAATTGTACTAGATTACAATGATGAGAAGACACCTGTCGAGCTTACTGGCACAAAGATGTTACCAATTATGGAAATTGATGGCGTCATTATGAACGAATCACTTGATATTATCAAGGCCCTTGCAATTCACAGCGATAAAGATTTGAATCTATCAAAATTAGATAGCGAAAGCTTTAAGCTGCTTAATGATTACCTCGATCAACTTGGAAAAGATGTTCATAACTTATGCATGCCTTACTGGGCGTGGTCAAAAGAGTTCACTCCAGAGGCAAGAGAATACTTTATTAATAAAAAGTCTGCTAAGCGTGGCCCATTTCACTTACTTGCGCAAAATAAAGCAGAATACTTACATAGCTTTGAACAAACGCTGACTCAGCTTCCAGCAAAACTTTTACCTTACTATGAAAGCGACAAGTTTACGATTCTAGATATCCTTCTAGCATCACATATTTGGGGAATGTACATCTTTCCAGAGTATCAATTTCCTCCGCAAATTCACATCTACCTTCAAAAGGTGAAAGAGCTAACAAACTTTAATTATCACGAAGATTTCTGGCGCAACTAG
- a CDS encoding MFS transporter → MSLAMLYKERKFWPLFWTMFLGAANDNVFKNALIILITYKNVSLFGLGAESLVAFAGGAFILPYVLFSATSGQISDHYDKAQVIKVTKFTELAFMLCGAIGFVTESYGLLMFTLFLMGAQSSFFSPVKFSSLRTILKDEELTTGTALIGGGTFIAILIGTIIGGLAAAAPDATDTAAFAILIFAVLGVITARFQNKINDINNDVKIDYTFVKPTFQLLINSVKEKNSFRAMMGVSWFWFLGSFVLSVMPAIIKNVFYGSEMVASIFMATFTVGMGLGSWICSKLSGKRIEVGMVPVAAVGMSLAVFDLYYVSTQWPMSVTGALMPPAEFFAQPLALRAIIDLLLITIFGGNFYISQLTFMQHSAPLEKLARTIAANNIWNAIFMVVAAVSIILLKSAGATALDNLLILGGLNLIYAGICYYFFHEEMWRFVVQLFTTFLYDIQIEGEENIPKEGRLVIAANHTSFVDWGVVMSLSPRPIRWVIDHRYYNIPGLKQFFMQGHLIPIATRREDPRVLDEAYTKLNSTLNEERCVGFFPEGWITRDGEPRKYQPGIKKVVEQTNAQVVPIVIKGLWGSFYSFSGKGVFKGIRWNFLKRRKIRVVILPSIPPENFCYKDLEEKMVVEYKKPL, encoded by the coding sequence ATGTCATTAGCAATGCTCTATAAAGAAAGAAAATTTTGGCCTCTATTTTGGACGATGTTCCTTGGTGCCGCAAACGATAACGTATTTAAAAATGCTCTAATTATCTTAATTACATATAAGAATGTCTCACTCTTTGGACTTGGTGCAGAATCATTAGTTGCCTTTGCTGGTGGTGCTTTCATTCTTCCTTATGTTTTATTTTCTGCTACATCTGGTCAAATTTCAGATCACTACGACAAGGCGCAAGTTATTAAGGTAACAAAATTTACTGAGCTTGCATTTATGCTTTGTGGAGCGATTGGTTTCGTTACAGAGAGTTACGGACTGTTAATGTTTACACTCTTTTTAATGGGTGCTCAGTCGTCATTCTTTTCACCAGTTAAGTTCTCGTCTTTAAGAACAATTTTAAAAGATGAAGAGCTAACGACAGGAACAGCACTTATTGGTGGAGGAACTTTTATTGCAATTCTTATTGGTACAATCATTGGAGGGCTTGCCGCTGCAGCACCTGATGCTACTGATACGGCCGCTTTTGCAATCCTAATATTTGCGGTACTTGGTGTTATTACAGCACGTTTTCAAAATAAAATTAACGATATTAATAATGATGTAAAAATTGATTACACATTTGTTAAACCAACATTTCAACTTCTCATTAACTCTGTAAAAGAGAAGAACTCTTTCCGTGCAATGATGGGAGTTTCATGGTTCTGGTTTCTAGGCTCATTTGTTCTTTCAGTTATGCCGGCCATTATTAAAAATGTTTTCTACGGAAGTGAAATGGTTGCCTCAATCTTTATGGCGACATTTACAGTAGGGATGGGGCTTGGTTCTTGGATTTGCTCAAAGCTATCTGGTAAGAGAATTGAAGTGGGAATGGTTCCTGTTGCAGCAGTGGGGATGTCGCTAGCTGTTTTTGATCTTTACTATGTTTCTACACAGTGGCCAATGTCAGTGACAGGCGCTTTGATGCCTCCTGCTGAGTTTTTTGCACAACCACTTGCTCTAAGAGCAATTATTGATCTTCTACTTATTACAATATTTGGTGGGAATTTCTATATCTCACAATTAACTTTTATGCAGCATAGTGCACCTCTTGAGAAGCTTGCGAGAACAATCGCGGCCAATAATATTTGGAATGCTATCTTTATGGTTGTTGCAGCTGTTTCAATTATTCTTCTTAAGAGTGCTGGCGCAACGGCTCTAGATAATCTACTCATTCTTGGTGGCCTTAATCTGATCTATGCAGGAATTTGCTACTACTTCTTCCATGAAGAAATGTGGCGCTTTGTTGTGCAGCTTTTTACGACTTTTCTTTATGATATTCAAATTGAAGGTGAAGAAAATATTCCAAAAGAAGGAAGGCTTGTTATTGCTGCCAACCACACATCATTTGTTGACTGGGGTGTTGTCATGAGTCTTTCACCAAGACCAATTCGTTGGGTAATTGATCACCGCTATTATAATATCCCGGGGCTTAAGCAATTCTTTATGCAGGGACATTTGATTCCAATTGCAACGAGAAGAGAAGATCCAAGGGTTCTTGATGAAGCATATACAAAACTTAATAGCACTCTAAATGAGGAGCGCTGTGTAGGCTTCTTTCCTGAAGGCTGGATTACTCGCGATGGTGAGCCAAGAAAGTATCAGCCGGGAATTAAAAAAGTTGTTGAACAAACTAATGCACAAGTTGTTCCAATTGTTATTAAAGGCCTATGGGGAAGCTTCTATTCTTTCTCTGGAAAAGGTGTTTTTAAGGGAATCCGTTGGAACTTTCTAAAACGTAGAAAGATCAGAGTCGTTATTCTACCTTCGATTCCACCGGAAAATTTTTGTTATAAAGATCTAGAAGAAAAAATGGTCGTAGAATATAAAAAGCCTCTGTAA
- a CDS encoding alkyl/aryl-sulfatase produces MFHSKKLLTIIFPTLLLMTLIGCTRGERYSFTNDPKPASRHTLDTHKAVSQELNFDDDRDFKDSQKGFIAKLDGPIKSKDGMKEIFDPVKFPSLTQGKPPETVNPSLWRQSQLTSINGLFRVTDHIYQVRGIDLANVSFIRGKKGWIVIDPLMTTETAKTALELVRKNVENLPVTAVIFTHSHIDHFGGVYGVASKSELESGKIQVIASKDFVYESVSENVIAGTAMSRRAEYMYARTLDFGPQGSVGTGLGSYTANGEYAIAKPTTIIDRDKSLVVDGVTIEFMFTPGAEAPTEMMAYFPRDNALCGAEILSHTMHNIQTLRGAQVRDSLKWSKHIQRGLEKYSKAEVLFNSHHWPTFGNDRVVSHMASQRDLYKFIHDQSVNRLNKGLSGTELSDSIKLNRNLARNFANRGYYGSLSHNTRAVYDKYLGFFDGNPAHLNPLPDVESAKKTIAYMGGAGDVLEMAIKDYKIGEYRFVAEVLNKLVFAQPKNVKAKQLLADTYEQLAYQAENATWRNFYVQGAQELRYGVGMPAPATASPAILSQMDTELLLDYLSVRVNSEKANGTDLTLELNITDKKERYYLTLRNSVLNYSKKRPQEQNRQLASDDNASINLKHGQFVKLAMGAVSFAELDEKNINYSGDKKVFDALNETLDTFPNTFNIVTP; encoded by the coding sequence GTGTTTCATTCAAAAAAACTACTCACTATCATTTTTCCCACCCTGTTATTAATGACTCTAATAGGTTGTACTCGAGGTGAAAGGTATTCATTCACAAATGACCCTAAGCCTGCATCAAGACACACTCTTGATACTCACAAAGCAGTTTCCCAAGAGTTAAACTTTGATGATGATCGAGACTTTAAAGACTCTCAAAAAGGCTTCATCGCAAAACTTGATGGTCCAATTAAATCTAAAGATGGAATGAAGGAAATTTTTGATCCAGTAAAATTCCCTTCCCTCACACAGGGTAAACCTCCTGAAACAGTAAACCCAAGTCTTTGGCGTCAATCGCAACTAACATCAATCAATGGACTCTTTCGTGTCACTGATCATATCTACCAAGTAAGAGGAATTGATCTTGCAAATGTTTCCTTTATTCGTGGAAAAAAAGGTTGGATTGTTATTGATCCCTTAATGACAACAGAGACAGCGAAAACTGCGTTAGAGCTAGTTAGAAAAAATGTAGAAAATCTTCCTGTGACAGCAGTTATTTTCACTCACTCTCATATCGATCACTTTGGTGGAGTCTATGGAGTTGCGAGTAAAAGTGAACTTGAAAGCGGCAAGATTCAAGTTATCGCTTCCAAGGATTTTGTCTATGAGTCAGTAAGTGAAAATGTCATTGCAGGAACGGCCATGAGTCGACGAGCTGAATATATGTATGCACGTACATTAGACTTCGGGCCTCAAGGCTCTGTTGGAACAGGACTAGGAAGCTACACTGCTAATGGTGAATACGCCATTGCTAAACCCACAACAATAATTGATAGAGATAAAAGCTTAGTCGTAGACGGAGTAACTATTGAGTTCATGTTTACACCAGGAGCGGAAGCTCCAACAGAGATGATGGCCTACTTCCCAAGAGACAATGCACTTTGTGGAGCAGAAATCCTAAGCCATACAATGCATAATATACAAACCTTAAGAGGTGCACAGGTAAGAGATAGTCTAAAATGGTCAAAGCATATTCAAAGAGGGCTTGAAAAGTACAGTAAGGCCGAAGTCCTTTTTAATTCTCATCATTGGCCAACTTTTGGAAATGACCGAGTCGTCTCTCATATGGCCTCTCAAAGAGACTTGTACAAATTTATTCATGACCAGTCCGTAAACCGTTTAAATAAAGGTCTTTCAGGAACTGAGCTATCAGATAGTATTAAGTTAAATAGAAATCTCGCCAGAAATTTTGCCAATCGTGGCTACTACGGAAGCCTAAGCCATAACACGCGAGCAGTATATGATAAGTATCTTGGTTTCTTTGATGGTAATCCTGCGCATCTAAACCCTCTCCCTGATGTTGAGTCGGCCAAGAAAACAATTGCTTATATGGGTGGTGCTGGAGATGTCCTAGAGATGGCAATCAAGGATTATAAAATTGGCGAGTACCGCTTTGTTGCGGAAGTTTTAAATAAGCTCGTCTTTGCCCAACCAAAGAATGTTAAGGCAAAGCAGTTACTTGCTGACACTTATGAGCAATTAGCTTATCAGGCCGAGAATGCCACTTGGAGAAACTTCTATGTTCAAGGGGCCCAAGAGCTTCGCTATGGAGTTGGTATGCCTGCCCCAGCAACAGCTTCACCTGCTATTCTATCCCAAATGGATACAGAATTACTTCTCGATTATCTATCAGTGAGAGTCAATTCAGAAAAGGCCAATGGTACTGACCTTACACTTGAATTAAATATTACAGATAAGAAAGAAAGATACTACCTAACCCTTAGAAATAGCGTTCTTAACTATTCAAAGAAAAGACCTCAAGAGCAAAATCGTCAACTCGCTTCAGATGATAATGCTTCAATTAACTTGAAGCATGGACAATTTGTGAAACTTGCCATGGGTGCAGTCTCATTTGCTGAGCTTGATGAAAAGAATATTAATTATAGTGGTGATAAGAAAGTTTTTGATGCCTTAAATGAAACACTAGATACTTTTCCTAATACCTTTAATATCGTGACACCTTAA
- a CDS encoding transketolase C-terminal domain-containing protein — protein sequence MTATISPLKVKNHLATAPTNAPIYATKIHNLAGEEITLADPKATRALVALMNQHAVIGGAACHWGGPAAFAEMMSALHSIMFSQGPNWFEKFNFVNDAGHAENGIYALRANLGFDGLTFESLRGFRSITSKLTGHGEAHLNPEGVFISNGPLGSGLPQAQGLALADKAIGNDRVTVCTISDGGCMEGEAREAMAAIPGLAQKGKMNPFVMIISDNNTKLGGRITEDSFDMKGSFLALREMGWDLVRVEEGHDLERVYQAIEENIAKAKSNELKPIALVIKTIKGYGVKSTEEAKSGGHGYPLGAYDEKLISFLDEIYTGETCPEEFKNWANEILSSKPAPKEASKSSAPSDKVQPGLANAMIKAAKEGLPVFSVTSDLAGSTGVSGFHKEFPNHYVDIGIAESNMVSTAVGMAKQGFIPVVDTFAQFGVTKGNLPLIMSQLSQGAVICLFSHTGFQDAADGASHQATTYFSAVAGIPNTTVIALSTKEEAESLMYQAIKRYEEAVNKGKTPETTVFFFGREKHPVSYIDGSSYGWAKAQVLRQGTDGIIVTHGPLVQQALKAATELEAKGKNITVINNPFINKIDVETFKDQLTKNGNKIVTVEDHQLTAGAGAMLCHALKQEGLEFNMKSLGNDGHFGQSSYTALELYKKFGFDADAMINQF from the coding sequence ATGACTGCAACTATCAGCCCATTAAAAGTAAAAAATCATCTTGCAACGGCACCAACAAATGCCCCAATCTATGCAACTAAAATTCATAACTTAGCGGGAGAGGAAATCACTCTTGCAGACCCAAAAGCAACAAGAGCTCTTGTGGCCCTAATGAATCAACACGCAGTTATTGGTGGAGCAGCTTGCCACTGGGGTGGACCTGCGGCCTTCGCAGAGATGATGAGTGCTCTTCACTCGATTATGTTCTCACAAGGACCAAATTGGTTTGAGAAATTTAACTTCGTAAACGATGCTGGTCACGCGGAAAATGGAATTTACGCTCTTCGTGCAAATCTTGGTTTTGATGGACTTACATTTGAAAGTCTAAGAGGCTTCCGTTCAATAACATCAAAACTTACTGGTCACGGTGAAGCTCACTTAAATCCAGAAGGTGTTTTCATTTCAAATGGCCCACTTGGTTCAGGACTTCCTCAGGCACAAGGTCTTGCTCTTGCAGATAAGGCAATTGGAAATGATCGTGTAACTGTTTGTACAATCTCTGACGGTGGTTGTATGGAAGGTGAAGCTCGTGAAGCGATGGCCGCAATTCCTGGTCTTGCACAAAAAGGTAAAATGAATCCATTTGTTATGATTATCAGTGATAATAATACAAAACTTGGTGGGCGTATTACTGAAGATAGCTTCGATATGAAAGGAAGCTTCCTTGCTCTTAGAGAAATGGGTTGGGATCTTGTAAGAGTTGAAGAAGGACACGACCTAGAAAGAGTTTATCAAGCAATCGAAGAAAATATTGCAAAAGCAAAATCAAATGAACTTAAGCCAATTGCTCTTGTTATCAAAACAATCAAAGGTTACGGTGTAAAATCAACTGAAGAAGCAAAGTCTGGTGGTCATGGTTATCCTCTTGGAGCATATGATGAAAAATTAATTTCATTTCTTGATGAAATTTATACTGGTGAAACTTGTCCAGAAGAGTTTAAAAATTGGGCAAATGAAATCCTATCTTCAAAGCCAGCTCCAAAAGAGGCTTCTAAGTCTTCGGCCCCTTCAGACAAGGTTCAGCCAGGTCTTGCAAATGCTATGATTAAAGCAGCAAAAGAAGGGCTTCCAGTTTTTTCTGTAACTTCAGATCTTGCAGGTTCAACTGGTGTTTCAGGCTTCCATAAAGAATTCCCTAATCACTATGTTGATATTGGTATTGCAGAATCGAATATGGTTTCAACTGCAGTTGGTATGGCAAAACAAGGATTCATTCCTGTTGTTGATACTTTTGCACAATTTGGTGTAACAAAAGGAAACCTTCCTCTAATCATGTCTCAACTATCACAAGGTGCTGTGATTTGTTTATTCTCACACACAGGATTTCAAGATGCTGCTGACGGTGCTTCTCACCAAGCAACAACTTACTTCTCTGCTGTAGCAGGAATTCCAAATACAACAGTCATTGCTCTTTCAACTAAAGAAGAAGCTGAAAGCCTAATGTATCAAGCGATTAAGAGATACGAAGAAGCAGTAAACAAAGGTAAAACACCAGAAACAACTGTATTCTTCTTTGGACGTGAAAAGCATCCTGTTTCATATATTGATGGCTCAAGCTATGGTTGGGCAAAAGCGCAAGTCCTTAGACAAGGAACTGATGGAATCATCGTTACTCACGGGCCACTCGTTCAACAAGCGCTAAAGGCAGCAACAGAGCTTGAAGCAAAAGGTAAGAATATTACTGTTATCAATAATCCATTCATTAATAAGATTGATGTTGAAACTTTTAAAGATCAACTTACAAAGAATGGAAATAAAATTGTTACTGTTGAAGATCACCAACTGACTGCAGGTGCTGGTGCAATGCTATGTCATGCTCTTAAGCAAGAAGGACTTGAATTCAATATGAAGTCTCTTGGAAATGATGGACACTTCGGTCAGTCATCATACACGGCCCTTGAGCTTTATAAGAAATTTGGTTTTGATGCAGATGCAATGATTAATCAATTCTAA
- a CDS encoding aldehyde dehydrogenase family protein codes for MQNFSQFRSSFVNDEFLYGESSIEVLNKYDQSILNEVDLLASHQYEKVIQSSQNAFEEYKNFDSAQRSKLLFKLADFLEEEASFFSHLICMEAGKPISYAKGEVARCVETIRLSAEKARHHSSETPDLSYGPGADKMAIIRHEPEGIIFGISPFNFPLNLALHKIAPALAVGCSIIVKPSPQTPITLLAFAKLLSRVGFPKGVVNIVICEDALAQRFLEDERISVFSFTGSAKVGWALKALSGKKKCLLELGGNAAVIVNDVEDMEAVTAQIVNGSFLYSGQICISTQRVFIASEIFDEFVELFLEQVETIGSGDPKDESVINGPVINEGALERIHQWVQEAISNGAELLCGGHIIDEDHHIYAPTVLTNTDLDMKVVSEEIFGPVVILEPYDSFSEAIELVNDSKYGLQAGVFTNSLVNMKEASQRIDVGGIIFNNVPGFRMDAMPYGGIKDSGLGREGIAYAMEDYTRKKLILF; via the coding sequence ATGCAAAATTTTTCGCAATTTCGTTCCTCGTTCGTGAATGATGAATTTCTCTATGGTGAAAGCTCTATTGAAGTCCTTAATAAATACGATCAAAGTATTTTAAATGAAGTTGATCTCTTAGCTTCTCACCAATACGAAAAGGTTATTCAATCTTCACAAAATGCATTCGAAGAATATAAAAATTTTGATAGTGCCCAAAGAAGTAAATTACTATTTAAGCTTGCTGACTTTTTAGAAGAAGAGGCTTCGTTCTTTTCTCATTTAATATGTATGGAAGCGGGAAAGCCAATATCATATGCAAAGGGTGAGGTTGCTCGTTGTGTGGAAACAATTAGGCTCTCTGCTGAAAAAGCTCGTCATCACAGCAGTGAAACGCCTGACCTTTCATATGGGCCTGGTGCAGATAAGATGGCCATTATTCGCCATGAACCGGAAGGGATTATTTTTGGTATCTCTCCATTTAACTTTCCACTAAACCTTGCACTTCATAAAATCGCTCCTGCACTTGCTGTCGGATGTAGCATTATTGTTAAACCATCACCACAAACTCCAATTACTCTACTTGCTTTTGCAAAGCTACTTTCAAGAGTTGGTTTTCCAAAAGGAGTTGTGAATATTGTTATTTGTGAAGATGCTCTTGCACAAAGATTTTTAGAAGATGAAAGAATTAGTGTTTTCTCTTTTACGGGAAGTGCAAAAGTTGGTTGGGCGCTAAAGGCCTTAAGTGGAAAGAAGAAGTGTCTTCTTGAGCTTGGTGGTAATGCGGCCGTTATCGTTAATGACGTTGAAGATATGGAAGCTGTGACAGCTCAAATCGTTAATGGCTCTTTCTTATATTCAGGACAAATTTGTATCTCAACTCAGAGAGTTTTTATTGCCAGTGAAATCTTTGATGAATTTGTTGAATTATTTCTTGAGCAGGTCGAGACAATTGGTTCAGGTGACCCAAAAGATGAGAGTGTGATTAATGGCCCTGTCATCAATGAAGGTGCTCTTGAGAGAATTCATCAGTGGGTACAAGAGGCCATATCAAATGGGGCCGAGCTTCTGTGTGGTGGGCATATTATTGATGAAGACCACCATATTTATGCTCCAACAGTTTTAACTAATACAGATTTGGATATGAAGGTTGTTTCAGAGGAAATCTTCGGTCCTGTTGTGATTTTAGAGCCTTATGACTCATTTTCAGAGGCCATTGAGCTTGTAAATGATTCAAAATATGGACTCCAAGCTGGTGTTTTTACAAACAGCTTAGTAAATATGAAGGAAGCAAGTCAAAGAATCGATGTTGGAGGAATTATCTTCAATAACGTCCCAGGATTTCGCATGGATGCCATGCCTTATGGAGGGATAAAAGATTCTGGACTTGGACGTGAGGGGATCGCGTATGCGATGGAAGATTACACTCGAAAGAAGTTAATCTTATTCTAA
- a CDS encoding glycerophosphodiester phosphodiesterase family protein, protein MTFYLDTYIAHRGLHDEKKPENTMAAFKAAIKHNYAIELDVHLSSDGHVVVFHDETLERLTGSNGKVSQYTLDSLKQLYIKETKEKIPTLKEVLDLVNGQVPLIIELKVIEHNGELESEVMKLLQGYEGDYTIQSFNPFCLKWFRKHYPAVILGLLVTRDFSDTSLNPLKQKILENMTFIPVIRPDYIGLDIDTYSKLQLSIIKHFTFNNIVFWTVRTKEQMRTAKRLGANIIFENIKP, encoded by the coding sequence ATGACATTTTATCTCGATACTTATATTGCTCATCGTGGTTTACACGACGAAAAAAAACCTGAAAATACGATGGCCGCTTTTAAGGCGGCCATTAAACATAATTATGCTATTGAGTTAGACGTACACTTATCAAGTGATGGCCATGTGGTGGTCTTTCACGACGAAACCCTAGAGCGTCTAACGGGCAGCAATGGCAAAGTATCTCAATACACTCTCGATAGCCTAAAACAGCTCTATATCAAAGAAACAAAAGAGAAGATTCCTACTCTTAAGGAAGTCCTCGATCTTGTTAATGGACAAGTTCCACTTATCATTGAATTGAAGGTTATCGAACACAATGGAGAGCTTGAGTCTGAAGTCATGAAACTTCTTCAAGGCTATGAAGGGGATTATACGATTCAATCCTTTAATCCATTTTGTTTAAAGTGGTTTCGAAAGCACTATCCGGCCGTTATTTTGGGCCTACTTGTAACAAGAGATTTTAGTGATACAAGCCTTAATCCTCTCAAGCAAAAGATTCTTGAGAATATGACTTTTATTCCAGTTATCAGGCCAGATTATATTGGACTAGATATCGATACATACTCAAAGCTACAGCTTAGCATCATCAAGCATTTTACTTTTAATAATATTGTCTTTTGGACAGTAAGAACTAAAGAACAAATGAGGACAGCTAAGCGATTAGGTGCTAATATTATATTTGAGAATATTAAACCTTGA
- a CDS encoding NUDIX hydrolase codes for MEKWIIKERKNVYRGNIFLYETIVANHPTKPIGAGPYDIIRLADWVNIVAITEDNKVVLVKQYRFGKDVITIETPAGAVERGEDPLAAAKRELEEETGYISDEWESLGPVSVNPAFMSNTAHFYLAKNCRPDGKQNFDEDEDIELELVAVNDLKDKLQEIDHSLSELCLSRYLLKS; via the coding sequence ATGGAAAAATGGATTATTAAAGAGAGAAAGAACGTTTACCGCGGAAATATCTTTTTGTATGAAACCATTGTTGCCAATCATCCTACAAAACCAATTGGTGCAGGCCCTTATGATATTATCCGTCTTGCTGATTGGGTAAATATTGTTGCCATTACCGAAGACAATAAAGTCGTTCTTGTTAAGCAGTATCGCTTTGGAAAAGATGTAATCACAATCGAGACTCCTGCCGGTGCAGTTGAGCGCGGAGAAGATCCTCTTGCTGCAGCTAAAAGAGAGCTAGAAGAAGAGACTGGCTATATTAGTGACGAGTGGGAAAGCCTAGGGCCTGTAAGTGTTAACCCTGCCTTTATGAGCAATACTGCTCACTTTTATCTCGCAAAGAATTGTCGCCCAGATGGGAAGCAAAATTTTGATGAAGATGAAGATATCGAGCTAGAACTTGTTGCTGTAAATGATCTAAAAGATAAACTACAGGAAATAGATCACTCTCTTTCGGAGCTTTGTCTAAGTCGATACCTACTTAAGTCTTAG
- a CDS encoding NYN domain-containing protein, whose protein sequence is MEIFINQTVAILIDGNNIERSIHSVTNNSNTMVNFDTLIPKLLDNRGLNRLIYFREGKNISSKLTERLHNHYYGSVIPCHKSADIPLTIKATQLASKVDTIIILSGDSDYIELVRHLRAEGVRVEIASIPETTSSLLVEEADYYHEIDESDWFELQGQTRQTRPKKYSKNKRN, encoded by the coding sequence ATGGAAATTTTCATTAATCAAACTGTTGCCATCCTAATCGATGGCAACAATATCGAAAGAAGTATTCACAGCGTAACAAATAACTCAAATACCATGGTTAATTTTGATACGCTCATCCCAAAACTCTTAGATAATCGAGGGCTAAATCGCCTCATCTATTTTAGAGAAGGAAAGAATATCTCTTCTAAACTAACTGAGCGTCTGCACAATCACTACTATGGATCAGTAATTCCATGTCATAAGAGTGCCGATATCCCTCTGACAATTAAAGCGACACAGCTTGCCTCGAAGGTTGATACGATTATTATCCTTTCAGGTGATTCTGATTATATCGAATTAGTTCGCCACTTAAGAGCAGAAGGTGTCCGTGTTGAAATCGCCTCAATCCCTGAGACGACTTCGAGCCTGCTTGTTGAAGAAGCAGACTATTATCACGAAATTGATGAAAGTGATTGGTTTGAACTTCAAGGCCAAACAAGACAAACAAGACCTAAGAAGTATAGCAAGAACAAAAGAAACTAA